GCGATGAATTTATCTGGCTGTAGTCGGTGCAGGCCATCTAACGGAGAATAATTTCGGTGTATTATACTGTGCGGAGCCGCATGCAGGGTGGTGTGGGGGCTGGAAGCTAGATACCTCCGGCTACCCGATTAGTTTTTGGTTAACAATTCAACAAGCTTAGTTTTTTGTTTAGATGCCTCAAACCAAAAGCCACCCGACACTATAATTATGCCAGAAAACAGCATAATGAATGGTATTAACAAGGGAAATGAAAAGTTATCTAAATGAGATAAAACAGCTACACATCCAATACCAACACCGCAAAACCAAACAAACATGAAGCACAAGACTAATGCGTGTAGCCTCATAGTAACAATAATATGTGAACCATTAATTGAAGGCTTAACTTTGCCTTCTATTAATGGAAGAAATGAATTTCTATAATATATGTTTTTACTTATTAAGAATCCGTTTTTTGTTACTGAACCATTATATTCTCTAGCGCTTACTAAACTAAAAAGGTTTCTAGGCCCGATATTCTCAGAGATTATTAAAAGCACCTTTCCCGGTGAATTAAGTGTGTCAATTTTAAATTTATCGTAAGGAATTAATTTCATACTTTGCGACCCAAACTCTACTTTCTTTAAGTATTCCTTCATTGATTTGATCAGCTGTACTGTAATCTTCATGATACCAACCATACATATGGTGAATACCTAGATTATCACCTACATATTCTAGCGTTTTACCGTAGTAATCATAGCTGTCGATATCATCGAGTAATTTTCTGAACTGCTCGTAGGGAATTACAGTGCCTGATGCAATCAACTCTACATGATGCTCAACGAGGCTTCGAACCGCGTCTTCTAAATTTGGAACGACTTTGCCTATCTCCTTTAGGTATTTTTCAAATAGCTCTGAAATATCTCCCCAACCTTTTGGATCACAATCCAATATTTCAAGGAAGACATCCGACCAGACACCATTATCGAGTTGAGCATTTACATACTCGAGTATGTCATTTGTATGCAGCAATCCTGCAGCGTATTTAATTGCTAAGAATTCTACTTCTGTATTCATGATTGGTAACACTAACGCTTTAGCTAAAAGGCGTGCGTCTAGCACGTCCAGTGGAGGCCGTCTTTTTGGCCGGAACGCATTTAAGCGTATTGTTATGAGTTGCTATCACGGACTAGCCGGTTCCCAATTGCAGGAATGAGAAGCGAGAATAGCGCAATTAAGAAACCTAATGCCATTCCCCAAGAACCAGCAGGGTGAAAGACACCATAACTTAAAAGTACAACCCAACAAGATATAAGTAATACAAACACCAATCCTGATGTTAATACGCGCACCTTCTTCGAGCCACTACCTTTCAATGTCCATACAATCAAAATCAACATAGATAATATTGTCGATAGAAATAAGGGAATGCCAGCGCTCATTTTATTCCTTTAGACTCATAACGCCCCAATAAGGGGCTAAAATTGTTGGCTAAAATGTACGAGGAACGAGTGCTAGCCAACTGTTTAGCGTCCGTTTGAGTAACTTGTTGAACGAAGCCGCTATGCGGCAGAAAGATAAAACCATCTCTATCCTCTCATCCTAAATACTTACTAGTGCAGGCCTTGTTAGGCCATTAATACTAGGAGTATTGTCATGAACACATCCGAACAACAACGCTTTGATTTTCTTTATGAACAACATCTTACCAACTTAACCCTGCAAGGCAAGCGACCCGCAACCATCGACGCATACAGTCGTGCTGTAAGGCGCATTGCAGCATTCTTTGACTGCTGTCCCGATAATCTCACAACCGATGATTTGAAGCGCTATTTTGCTTCTTTAATCGATTCACACTCCTGGAGCACCGTGAAGTTAGACCGTAATGGCTTACAGTTTTTTTATCGTTACGTGCTTAACCACAGTTGGGAGTGGCTCAACATCGTCAAACCGCCCCAAGTGAAGCGCTTGCCCGATATTCTGACTCCAGCAGAAGTCGCTATCGTGATTAGTCTCACCCGCCAACTGCGTTATCAAGTCTGCTTTTTGACCCTTTACAGTATGGGATTACGGCTCGGGGAGGCGGTGTCTTTGCGTGTCGGCGATATCGATTCACAAATGATGCAAGTCCATATTCGAGGCGAACAACCAAGACACCCAAGATTGTCTGATTAAGATCCCTTGACTAAACTTAAGTCAGAGTTGTTGAGGAGGGATTGTTATGCCTACACCAAGAAAAGCGTTAGTCAGTTTAGAGGATACGCTATTCTATCATTGCATATCTCGTTGTGTTAGAAAGGCTTTTTTGTGTGGAATTGATCATTATACTGGTCAATCCTATGAGCATAGACGCGCTTGGGTTGAAAGTCGACTACTGGAGTTGGCATCTGTGTTTGCCATTGATATCTGTGCTTACGTTGTGATGAGTAATCATTTACATCTGGTGTTACGTATTGATGTGGAGTTAGCTAAGCATTGGTCAGATATAGAAGTGGTCACTCAATGGCAAAAGCTGTTTAAAGGCGATAGCCTTAATCACGACTTTGTTAAAGGTGAAGCACTTGAATCCTATCAACAAAACATTATCAATAAACGAGTAAAAGAGTACCGCTTAAGGCTGATGGATATCTCTTGGTTTATGCGGGCACTCAACGAACCTATCGCTCGTAGAGCTAATGCAGAGGACAAGTGTAAAGGCCGTTTCTGGGAGGGAAGGTTTAAGTCCCAGGCTCTGCTTGATGAAGCTGCAGTACTTGCCTGTATGGCTTATGTAGATTTGAACCCTATCCGCGCCAAGATGGCTAAAACACCGGAAACCTCAGACTTCACTAGTATTCAAAAACGCATCCACGCTGCCATGAAAGGCGAGCAGCCAACATCACTGCTGCCATTTATGGGTAATGAGAGTAAAGGCATGCCCAAAGGGCTCATGTTCAGTGTTAAAGATTATCTGCTACTTGTTGATGATACTGGACGAATAGTCAGCGCCGACAAGCGAGGCTCTATGAGCCAAGAATCGGCTAATATTTTAAATAGACTGAATATTCCACAAGAAAACTGGATAAAACTGACCACAGAGTTTACCAAAATTTTCAAAGGGCCAGTGGGCAACACTCAAGAGTTAACAGCGTATTGTGAACATCTTGAGCGCAAGCGCCGGCAAGGTGCTGCCAACTGTCATCGATGGCTAGATAGCGCTTAATCAAGACCCAAATACCCAATTTAAAGTCATCTTTTCATACATAACCAAACCCTTGTTTGGGATTTTTGATGTTTTATTTTCAAAGGGGTAGTCAAAATTTCACTCATGATGGAGTATTTGAGTATCGTTTGGCGTAATAAGTGGGTTTAGTTGCATATTAAAGTTGATGCAGCTTTGAATTTATCTGGCCGTAGTAGGTACAGGCCATCTAACGGAGAATAATTTCGGTGTCTTGATTATATCTTTCTTGGTTATATTCTTGCTAAGCTATTTCAACGATTACTCGTGGATACCACGGGTATGACTCGCTTTGCTCCTGAAGTGGCAGATTTTTAAGCATTCCACGCGTAGAGCCTAAATTTCTGTAAACACTAACACAGGGGGTAGCAGCCCCATAACTTAAAAGGGTAGAAAAATGAAGAGGTTTTTACAATCTGAATGGCTTATTTTCTGGATTATGGGTGCGTTTTTCGTCGGATTCATGACCATTTATTTTCTTTTTTTAAGGTAACAAATGAGCGCATCGGAAGACGCTGGGCTGAAAAGCCTAGCGGTAGCAATCGAACTGACAGGAATAATTTTGGGTGTCTTGGTTATAGGTTATTGGGTGTCTTGGTTATAGGTTATATTGTTTTCTAGTCAATGGCAGGGATATGAGTCAACCTGCCAAAGCAGGTGATCCCGTTACCAATATCGACGTTCGAACTCCAGCGGGTAGCATATTGTGTTTTCCTCATGGTATGCATCCATTGCACTGTATACATAGCTCAGTGGCGATTACTCAAGGGGTTAAATACATCATCCGCAGTGATGTATTGTTTGAGGTGTAAGCCAGTATCGGCGTGACTTTATGGAAATCAATATAGACTGGCATAGTCATAGTTAATGGCACTTCTACTTTGAACAAGGGCAGGCCATCTAACGGAGAATAATTATGGATGTCTTGGTTATATGGATGTCTTGGTTATATATCTAATCGGGGAATAATAATGGATGTCTTGGTTATACTAGTCAATGCTAGAGATACGAGTCAACCTGCCAAAGCAGGTGATCCCGTTACTAATATCGACGTTCGAACTCCAGCGGGTAGCATATTGTGTTTTCCTCATGGTATGCATCCATTGCACTGTATACATAGCTCAGTGGCGATTACTCAAGGGGTTAAATACATCATCCGCAGTGATGTATTGTTTGAGGTGTAAGCCAGTATCGGCGTGACTTTATGGAAATCAATATAGACTGGCATAGTCATAGTTAATGGCACTTCTACTTTGAACAAGGGCAGGCCATCTAACGGAGAATAATTATGGATGTCTTGGTTATATGGATGTCTTGGTTATATATCTAATCGGGGAATAATAATGGATGTCTTGGTTATATATCTATAATGGATGTCTTGGTTATATTTTTTATTATTTCTTGGTTTTACACAGATAAAAGGGACGCGATAAGCGTCCCTTTTATGTTTTAATCGATATCGACTAGGTTAGCTGCGATATCACTTAGGCCGGTAGACCGCCAACAAAAACAGCATGGGCGTCTAGTTCTTCAAGTAGGCGAAGATCGTCTTCCATCCAGTCGAAGTCGAGAACGGTGAAATCGGCGAGTTTACCGACTTCTAGTGAACCAATACGGTCATCCAACAAGTGTTGCTTGGCCGATACAGAAGTGATGGCGCGTAGGCCTTCCTCCCGGGTAATAGCCTCTTCGCCAAGTACCACATCGCCTTCTTTATTGAGGCGAGTCATCAAGATGAATGTGGCTAAAATAGGGTTAGTCGGCATTAGCGGGATATCGCTGTTGGTGCTGACCATCATACCGTGATCGATTGCCGTGCGGGCACGCTGCATCATTGGGTAGCAGCTATCAGGTAGGATATCTTCCTTCTTCCACGAGGTGTAGAAGTGGTAGCTATAGTAAGGGGTGACTGAGGCGCAAGGTTTAACAGCACCTTTGTCGATACGCTCATAAAAATCGTTGTCGGTGAGACCTAGATGCTGGATAAACATCTGACCATCACGACCAGGCTTAATTTCCTGCATTGCGAACATGTTGTCGAGCATCATAGAGTGGGCGAGGTTACCTTGGGTGTGAACACAGATGTTGTAGTCTTTGTTCCAGTAACGCTGCATATCGGCACGCATAGTATCGGCATTACAGTCTTCAAAATCGTACAATAGACCAGTACTACGACCGTCTTTGAATGGTTCTTTCAGCATGATTTCGTAATCCGAAACGGCGCCGTCGGCGAAGAATTTGATAGCTCGAAGCGGGATGACCATAGGGTTGTTTTGGTTGCTGCGGTAATGCTCATCGACGAAGGCAAAGGCCTTGTCATGATCGCAGTCGTTGAACGTATAGGCGCTCTGGAAGTTCATCATATAGGCCTTACGACAGCGTGGCATACCTGGAATACTATCTGCGGCGTTGAGGATGGCCAGCTCGGTCTCTAGACCGGTGAAGCCTATACCCATGTCCATCGCCGTGGTAACACCTTTACGGCGGCCCATTGTCAATACGTCGTTTAGCCCTTTAAAAAGACTCTCTTGAGTTGCAATGATAGGGAACATCTGTGTCTTACAGATGTACATCATCGCCTGTTCGATGAGAATTCCGGTCGATTGGTCCTTGTCATCGACTAGCTTACCGAACATTTTGTCGTCAAGTTCGTTAACCTTAAACTTTTCAACACAGGCGCTGTTCATAGTGACCTTGTGTATAGATCCACCCCAGATGCACAAGGGTTGGCTAGGGCAGATAGCGTCGAGCATAGCCATGGTGACTTCGCCGTGCAGTGGCTCGTAGTGGCCCCAGACAACGAGTAGTTCGCGGTCGGCTTCTTGGGCGATGATCTCTATTAATTTGTTGCGATAAGTCTCAGGATCGCGCACGCCTGGATAGACCTTGCCGCCCACGGTCCATTCGGTGAAGCTTAGTGGTACAACACCGCCCAGCATAGCTGCGGTTGAAACGAAATGTAGGTGAGGTTCGATAAAGCCTGGATAGATGTACTGCTCAGCAAAATCTGTGTTGACTGTGGCAGCAGGGAATTGGGTTGAAAGCTGCTCGAAGTTGCCAACGGCTAGAATCTTGTCGTCTTCGATGACTATGGCATTGTGAACTATGAACTGTTCGTCGACGGCATAGACTTTTTTAGCTGTAAATAAAGTTTGCATGATGTACCTCTGTTCAAAGAGACTCTTGATTCAATAGTCTCTGAAATATGGATAAGTAGTGACAAAATTTTTACGGAAAGAGGTGCGGACGTTAATAAGCAAATTGTCGCCCGCGGAGCCCAGTTTTAAATGAGAGGTCGAAGTTGTTCGAAACTTTGGCGCTAACCTATGATCCTATTTCGTCTTGCTTCTTAGTCTCAGTCTTGTTGATCATCAAGGCCCGCTCAGGGAGCAAATAAATATGCCCTTCCCGTAGCGTCTTGTACCTATAAATAGGTATGCTTGAGACTAAAGTACTACGCATGATGCCAATAAACATAGACGGGCATCACGAAATAAAGGAAATAAACAATAAAGTGGTCGTAGTGAATTGCTGTTCAAAGGGGAGGGAAGAATACTAAACTTTCTAGTCAGTGCTCTTATCCATAGCGAATCTGAGTCACTAAAGTTGAGAATTCAGTTAACAAGCAGACTGCCAATAATTTTGGTTAGGTATCTCATTTGAGCCGGTGTGCTACTCATTGATTTAAGTATTCTCAATCAAAAACTCTCCTACCTTAGTCTAAGGTTTAGCCTTGAAATGAGCCCTGGTTTACGTGCGCGTAAACTTTTATCTATTTGTTTACTAAGTGTTTTAACATTTGTCGCTTACTTAGTTGCCGTTAGCGTTAGACTAAGGTCGCGATTGTTGTTGTGCTCTGCCTTGATAGATTAACTGTGACTTTACATAAGAAATCAGCACAGGGGAGTCGCTATGAGTTTTGAAAGCAAAGACAAGGCAGAGGGATATTGGCGCGAGAATTTACGCCTAGTACTCAAATTATTAGCTATATGGGCTGCAGTATCTTTTGGATGCGGCATTTTACTGGTGGATGTACTAAATGAAATTCATTTCATGGGATTCAAGTTGGGATTCTGGTTTGCACAACAAGGTGCCATGTATGTGTTCGTGGCGTTGATTTTTGTCTATGTGGCGAAAGCCAATGCATTAGATAAAAAATACAATGTTCACGAAGACTAATACTGGATCGAGATAACCGGACCAAGATAAGGAGCCATGAGATGGACGTACAAACGTTAACTTATTTGATTGTGGGCACAACATTCGCCCTTTATATCGGAATTGCGATCTGGGCGAGAGCTGGTTCGACAAAAGAATTTTATGTTGCAGGGGGCGGGGTTCACCCTGTCATGAACGGCATGGCAACGGCGGCAGATTGGATGTCGGCAGCCTCATTTATTTCGCTTGCGGGTATTGTGTCATTTACTGGTTATGACGGCTCAGTGTATCTGATGGGCTGGACCGGTGGTTATGTGCTGCTGGCATTGTGTATGGCCCCTTACCTGAGAAAGTTCGGTAAGTTTACCGTGCCTGACTTTATCGGTGACCGTTATTACTCACAAACTGCACGTACCGTGGCGGTTGTGTGTGCCATCTTCATCTGTTTCACCTATATAGCGGGTCAAATGCGCGGTGTGGGCGTGGTGTTCTCCCGCTTTTTAGAGGTGGAAGTTGAAACCGGCGTCTACATAGGCATGGCCGTGGTCTTCTTCTACGCCGTACTCGGTGGTATGAAAGGCATAACCTACACCCAAGTTGCGCAATATTGCGTACTTATCTTCGCCTTTATGGTGCCGGCTATCTTCATCTCTGTGATGATGACAGGTCATATTATTCCTCAAATTGGTTTCGGATCTGAGCTTATAGACGCCGCGGGTAATGGCACTGGGGTGTATCTGTTAGATAAACTCGATGGATTGTCCACAGAACTCGGATTTGGGCAATATACCGAAGGCTCTAAGAGCATGATTGATGTGTTCTTTATTACTGGCGCTCTGATGTTTGGTACTGCGGGTCTGCCCCATGTGATAGTGCGCTTCTTTACCGTACCTAGAGTGAAAGATGCACGGGTATCTGCGGGTTGGGCGCTGGTTTTTATCGCCATTATGTACACTACTATTCCTGCTCTGGCGGCGTTCTCTCGTGTGAACATGATTGAAACCATTAACGGTCCTGAGTCTAGCGGTGTTGCCTATGAAACGGCTCCCGAGTGGATTAAGAACTGGGAAAAGACAGGTCTCATTACCTGGGATGATAAGAACCAAGATGGTAAAATATATTATGCCAAGGGTGCTGAAAATGAGATGAAGATTGACCGTGACATCATGGTTCTGGCGACACCTGAAATTGCTAACTTACCCGCTTGGGTTATCGCCCTTGTGGCTGCGGGTGGCTTAGCGGCTGCACTCTCGACATCAGCGGGTCTCTTGTTGGTTATCTCCACATCGGTTTCCCATGATTTACTCAAGAAGAACCTGATGCCGCATATCTCAGATAAGAAGGAGTTGATGTTTGCCCGTATTGCGGCGGCGCTGGGTATTGTGATGGCGGGTTACTTCGGCATTAATCCACCTGGTTTTGTCGCAGCAGTAGTGGCCATCGCCTTTGGACTGGCGGCATCGTCACTCTTCCCTGCAATCATCATGGGTATCTTCTCTAAGACCATGAATAAAGAAGGTGCAATCACAGGTATGGTTGTGGGTCTGTTATTTACCGCTGGCTATATCGCCTTCTTCAAGTTTATGAATCCTGAGATGAACAATGCAGAGCATTGGTTCCTGGGTATATCTCCTGAAGGTATAGGTATGCTAGGTATGATGATTAACTTCGCCGTGGCCTTCGCCGTCAGCAAGGTAACAAGAGAAGTACCAGCAGAGGTGGTCAGTATGGTTGAGTCTATCCGTTTCCCTAAGGGGGCAGGTGAGGCGCAAGATCACTAGTAAGGTGTTAATATAATTCTGGTTTTCACATCAATAAAGAAGAGCGCTTAGGCGCTCTTTTTTATTGCTACCCCAA
This portion of the Shewanella violacea DSS12 genome encodes:
- a CDS encoding tyrosine-type recombinase/integrase, coding for MNTSEQQRFDFLYEQHLTNLTLQGKRPATIDAYSRAVRRIAAFFDCCPDNLTTDDLKRYFASLIDSHSWSTVKLDRNGLQFFYRYVLNHSWEWLNIVKPPQVKRLPDILTPAEVAIVISLTRQLRYQVCFLTLYSMGLRLGEAVSLRVGDIDSQMMQVHIRGEQPRHPRLSD
- a CDS encoding transposase → MPTPRKALVSLEDTLFYHCISRCVRKAFLCGIDHYTGQSYEHRRAWVESRLLELASVFAIDICAYVVMSNHLHLVLRIDVELAKHWSDIEVVTQWQKLFKGDSLNHDFVKGEALESYQQNIINKRVKEYRLRLMDISWFMRALNEPIARRANAEDKCKGRFWEGRFKSQALLDEAAVLACMAYVDLNPIRAKMAKTPETSDFTSIQKRIHAAMKGEQPTSLLPFMGNESKGMPKGLMFSVKDYLLLVDDTGRIVSADKRGSMSQESANILNRLNIPQENWIKLTTEFTKIFKGPVGNTQELTAYCEHLERKRRQGAANCHRWLDSA
- a CDS encoding amidohydrolase; translated protein: MQTLFTAKKVYAVDEQFIVHNAIVIEDDKILAVGNFEQLSTQFPAATVNTDFAEQYIYPGFIEPHLHFVSTAAMLGGVVPLSFTEWTVGGKVYPGVRDPETYRNKLIEIIAQEADRELLVVWGHYEPLHGEVTMAMLDAICPSQPLCIWGGSIHKVTMNSACVEKFKVNELDDKMFGKLVDDKDQSTGILIEQAMMYICKTQMFPIIATQESLFKGLNDVLTMGRRKGVTTAMDMGIGFTGLETELAILNAADSIPGMPRCRKAYMMNFQSAYTFNDCDHDKAFAFVDEHYRSNQNNPMVIPLRAIKFFADGAVSDYEIMLKEPFKDGRSTGLLYDFEDCNADTMRADMQRYWNKDYNICVHTQGNLAHSMMLDNMFAMQEIKPGRDGQMFIQHLGLTDNDFYERIDKGAVKPCASVTPYYSYHFYTSWKKEDILPDSCYPMMQRARTAIDHGMMVSTNSDIPLMPTNPILATFILMTRLNKEGDVVLGEEAITREEGLRAITSVSAKQHLLDDRIGSLEVGKLADFTVLDFDWMEDDLRLLEELDAHAVFVGGLPA
- a CDS encoding DUF4212 domain-containing protein, whose translation is MSFESKDKAEGYWRENLRLVLKLLAIWAAVSFGCGILLVDVLNEIHFMGFKLGFWFAQQGAMYVFVALIFVYVAKANALDKKYNVHED
- a CDS encoding sodium:solute symporter family protein, whose amino-acid sequence is MDVQTLTYLIVGTTFALYIGIAIWARAGSTKEFYVAGGGVHPVMNGMATAADWMSAASFISLAGIVSFTGYDGSVYLMGWTGGYVLLALCMAPYLRKFGKFTVPDFIGDRYYSQTARTVAVVCAIFICFTYIAGQMRGVGVVFSRFLEVEVETGVYIGMAVVFFYAVLGGMKGITYTQVAQYCVLIFAFMVPAIFISVMMTGHIIPQIGFGSELIDAAGNGTGVYLLDKLDGLSTELGFGQYTEGSKSMIDVFFITGALMFGTAGLPHVIVRFFTVPRVKDARVSAGWALVFIAIMYTTIPALAAFSRVNMIETINGPESSGVAYETAPEWIKNWEKTGLITWDDKNQDGKIYYAKGAENEMKIDRDIMVLATPEIANLPAWVIALVAAGGLAAALSTSAGLLLVISTSVSHDLLKKNLMPHISDKKELMFARIAAALGIVMAGYFGINPPGFVAAVVAIAFGLAASSLFPAIIMGIFSKTMNKEGAITGMVVGLLFTAGYIAFFKFMNPEMNNAEHWFLGISPEGIGMLGMMINFAVAFAVSKVTREVPAEVVSMVESIRFPKGAGEAQDH